One Halobacterium zhouii genomic region harbors:
- a CDS encoding NUDIX hydrolase produces the protein MTEDSLAWETAEREVAYRCPGFDIVHEDVVLPDGTETDFDYLADDPAVAILPFTPDGDVVLVEEWRQAVERVNRALPAGGVEGEDVDLETAARRELAEETGYEAESVDFLCEFEPANGISDAVFHYFVARGCEPTAEQDLDFDESIRVRTESYDDLLEAVLADEVRDGRTALGVMRYELGGQ, from the coding sequence ATGACCGAGGACTCGCTGGCGTGGGAGACGGCCGAGCGCGAGGTGGCCTACCGGTGTCCGGGCTTCGACATCGTCCACGAGGACGTGGTGCTCCCGGACGGCACCGAGACCGACTTCGACTACCTCGCGGACGACCCCGCGGTCGCGATACTGCCGTTCACGCCCGATGGCGACGTGGTGCTCGTCGAGGAGTGGCGGCAGGCCGTCGAGCGCGTGAACCGAGCGCTCCCCGCTGGCGGCGTCGAGGGCGAGGACGTGGACCTGGAGACTGCCGCGCGCCGCGAACTCGCGGAGGAGACGGGCTACGAGGCCGAGTCGGTGGATTTTCTGTGTGAGTTCGAACCCGCGAACGGCATCTCGGACGCCGTCTTCCACTACTTCGTCGCGCGCGGCTGTGAGCCGACCGCCGAGCAGGACCTGGATTTCGACGAGTCGATTCGCGTGAGGACCGAGTCCTACGACGATCTACTCGAGGCCGTGCTGGCGGACGAGGTCCGCGACGGCCGGACGGCACTCGGCGTCATGCGGTACGAACTGGGCGGACAGTAG
- a CDS encoding AAA family ATPase, translated as MAERTEPDETPTHLVVVCGLPGAGKTTVSEYVAERLDGQLYRTDVIRKELFQDPEYTPEEREAVYAELHRRAKATLDAGRSVVLDGTFKLREHRGESRRAAQAIGVPLALVQVVCAEDVVRDRIRARSGDASDADFEIHRQYQREFEAIAGPFTRVDNSGTLTETRRQVADLF; from the coding sequence GTGGCAGAGCGAACGGAGCCGGACGAGACGCCGACCCACCTCGTCGTCGTCTGCGGGTTGCCGGGCGCGGGGAAGACGACCGTCTCTGAGTACGTCGCGGAGCGACTCGACGGCCAACTCTACCGCACGGACGTGATCCGGAAGGAACTGTTTCAGGACCCCGAGTACACGCCCGAGGAGCGCGAGGCGGTGTACGCGGAACTCCACCGCCGGGCGAAGGCCACGCTGGACGCGGGCCGCTCGGTGGTGCTGGACGGCACGTTCAAACTCCGCGAGCACCGCGGCGAGTCCCGGCGCGCCGCCCAGGCTATCGGCGTGCCGCTGGCGCTCGTACAGGTGGTCTGTGCCGAGGACGTCGTGCGCGATCGCATCCGGGCGCGCTCGGGTGACGCGAGCGACGCCGACTTCGAGATCCACAGGCAGTACCAGCGCGAGTTCGAGGCCATCGCGGGTCCGTTCACGCGGGTCGACAACTCGGGGACGCTGACCGAGACCCGGCGCCAGGTCGCGGATCTGTTCTGA
- a CDS encoding PQQ-binding-like beta-propeller repeat protein has protein sequence MTYSLTRRDLLAAAGATTVGLSGCLGYLRGSAATTGHWPMCGFDAANTSYDSAASGPGSGAEVLWRAEFEAFASPAIADGRMYVGSSDRGMYALSAEDGTTEWHVPTTDVVTSDPAVVDDTVYVAESGDALYALSADDGTEEWRREFQVASSTPTVHDGVVYVGSWVGYVYAFDAASGDRLWRASAPAGKEVDNPPAVAGGRVFVDGKALYALDADDGTGVWQFTDAGKVTAGPTVADGTVVAAFEDHSVRAFDAATGREQWAFQADDMVRSSPAFADGKVIFGTNAHAVHALDRATGDVVWTYDTEWLVLSAPAVASGTVYVGDRGSTLHAIDLAEGEARWRLAVGDGPGDGLDKPVTVAGGRVYVASGHPMAVGRR, from the coding sequence ATGACCTACTCACTCACTCGACGCGACCTGCTCGCCGCTGCCGGCGCGACGACCGTCGGTCTCAGCGGCTGCCTGGGCTACCTGCGCGGGAGCGCCGCGACTACCGGTCACTGGCCGATGTGTGGCTTCGACGCCGCGAACACCTCGTACGATTCAGCGGCGTCCGGTCCCGGCAGCGGGGCCGAAGTGCTGTGGCGCGCGGAGTTCGAGGCGTTCGCGTCGCCGGCGATAGCCGACGGGCGGATGTACGTCGGCAGCAGTGACCGCGGCATGTACGCACTCTCCGCCGAGGACGGGACCACGGAGTGGCACGTACCCACTACGGACGTGGTGACGAGCGACCCGGCGGTCGTGGACGACACCGTCTACGTCGCGGAGAGTGGGGACGCGCTGTACGCGCTCTCGGCAGATGACGGCACGGAGGAGTGGCGGCGCGAGTTCCAGGTGGCGTCGTCGACGCCGACGGTCCACGACGGCGTGGTGTACGTCGGGAGCTGGGTAGGGTACGTGTACGCGTTCGACGCCGCGAGCGGCGACCGACTGTGGCGTGCGTCGGCACCGGCGGGGAAGGAAGTAGACAACCCGCCGGCCGTGGCGGGTGGCCGGGTGTTCGTGGACGGCAAGGCGCTGTACGCGCTCGACGCCGATGATGGAACCGGTGTCTGGCAGTTCACCGACGCCGGCAAGGTGACGGCGGGGCCGACGGTCGCCGACGGCACCGTCGTCGCGGCCTTCGAGGACCACTCGGTCCGCGCGTTCGACGCGGCGACCGGCCGGGAGCAGTGGGCATTCCAGGCGGACGACATGGTTCGGTCGTCTCCGGCGTTCGCCGACGGCAAGGTCATCTTTGGGACCAACGCCCACGCGGTGCACGCGCTCGACCGCGCAACGGGCGACGTGGTCTGGACGTACGACACGGAGTGGCTCGTGCTGTCCGCGCCCGCCGTCGCGTCCGGGACGGTGTACGTCGGCGACCGGGGCAGTACGCTCCACGCGATCGACCTCGCCGAGGGTGAGGCCCGCTGGCGGCTGGCCGTCGGTGACGGACCCGGTGACGGCTTGGACAAACCCGTCACCGTCGCCGGCGGACGGGTGTATGTCGCGAGCGGCCACCCGATGGCGGTCGGTCGGCGGTGA
- the katG gene encoding catalase/peroxidase HPI, translated as MTESNQDWWPNQLPLEILDRNARDVDPMDEEFDYAEAFESLDLDAVKADIEDVMTTSQEWWPADYGHYGPLFIRMAWHSAGTYRTSDGRGGAAGGRQRFAPLNSWPDNANLDKARRLLWPVKQKYGRNLSWADLMILAGNVAIESMGGKTFGFAGGREDAFAPDEAVDWGPEDEWEASERFDEGGDLEEGLGATVMGLIYVNPEGPDGNPDPEASAENIRESFSRMAMNDEETAALIAGGHTFGKVHGADDPENLGPEPEAAPIEEQGLGWASDHESGKGADTITSGIEGPWTQAPIEWDLGYIDNLLDYEWEPHKGPGGAWQWEPTDESLHGSADPSHGDEAETPMMLTTDIALKKDPDYREIIERFQDNPMEFGMNFAKAWYKLTHRDMGPPERFRGPEVPDEEMLWQDPLPDADYDVIGESEAEELKAELLASELSVSQLVKTAWASASTYRDSDKRGGANGARIRLEPQQSWDVNEPEELTTVLRTLEDVQEEFNASRSDETRVSLADLIVLGGNAAVEQAAADAGYDVDVPFEPGRVDASQEQTDVDSFEALEPDADGFRNYVGDEADEPAEELLVNGAELLDLTAPEMTALVGGMRALDANYQDSDLGVFTDEPETLTNDFFATLLDSSLEWEAVSDDEEVFELRDRETGDVEWKGSRVDLVFGSNARLRAIAEVYGSDDGEEKFVRDFVDAWHKVMTLDRFDLE; from the coding sequence ATGACTGAATCCAACCAAGACTGGTGGCCGAACCAGTTGCCCCTGGAAATCCTCGACCGGAACGCTCGCGACGTCGACCCCATGGACGAGGAGTTCGACTACGCGGAGGCGTTCGAGTCCCTCGACCTCGACGCCGTGAAGGCCGACATCGAGGACGTGATGACGACGTCCCAGGAGTGGTGGCCGGCCGACTACGGCCACTACGGCCCGCTGTTCATCCGGATGGCGTGGCACAGCGCCGGTACGTACCGCACGAGCGACGGCCGCGGCGGCGCGGCCGGCGGCCGGCAGCGCTTCGCGCCGCTGAACAGTTGGCCGGACAACGCGAACCTCGACAAGGCGCGTCGACTGCTCTGGCCGGTCAAACAGAAGTACGGCCGCAACCTCTCGTGGGCGGACCTGATGATTCTCGCCGGGAACGTCGCCATCGAATCGATGGGCGGCAAGACGTTCGGCTTCGCTGGCGGACGCGAGGACGCCTTCGCGCCCGACGAGGCCGTCGACTGGGGCCCCGAGGACGAGTGGGAAGCGTCCGAGCGCTTCGACGAGGGCGGTGACCTCGAGGAGGGACTCGGCGCCACCGTGATGGGGCTCATCTACGTGAATCCGGAGGGCCCTGACGGGAATCCGGACCCGGAGGCGTCCGCGGAGAACATCCGCGAGTCGTTCAGCCGCATGGCGATGAACGACGAGGAGACGGCCGCGCTCATCGCGGGCGGCCACACGTTCGGGAAGGTACACGGTGCCGACGACCCCGAGAACCTCGGCCCCGAGCCAGAGGCCGCGCCAATCGAGGAGCAGGGCCTCGGCTGGGCTAGCGACCACGAATCCGGCAAGGGCGCCGACACGATTACCAGCGGCATCGAAGGCCCGTGGACGCAGGCGCCCATCGAGTGGGACCTCGGGTACATCGACAACCTGCTCGACTACGAGTGGGAACCGCACAAGGGCCCCGGCGGTGCGTGGCAGTGGGAGCCGACGGACGAGTCGCTGCACGGGAGCGCCGACCCATCCCACGGCGACGAGGCGGAGACGCCGATGATGCTCACGACGGACATCGCGCTCAAGAAGGACCCAGACTACCGGGAGATCATCGAGCGCTTCCAGGACAATCCGATGGAGTTCGGGATGAACTTCGCGAAGGCCTGGTACAAGCTCACCCATCGCGACATGGGCCCGCCGGAGCGGTTCCGCGGCCCGGAGGTTCCCGACGAGGAGATGCTGTGGCAGGACCCCCTCCCGGACGCCGACTACGACGTGATCGGTGAGTCGGAGGCCGAAGAGCTCAAAGCAGAGCTCCTGGCGTCGGAGCTGTCCGTCTCCCAGCTCGTCAAGACCGCCTGGGCGTCCGCGTCGACGTACCGGGACAGCGACAAGCGCGGCGGCGCGAACGGCGCCCGCATCCGCCTCGAACCCCAGCAGAGCTGGGACGTGAACGAGCCCGAGGAGCTAACGACCGTGCTCCGAACTCTCGAAGACGTCCAGGAGGAGTTCAACGCCTCGCGGTCCGACGAGACGCGGGTCTCGCTGGCCGACCTCATCGTGCTCGGCGGCAACGCGGCCGTCGAGCAGGCGGCGGCGGACGCCGGCTACGACGTGGACGTGCCGTTCGAACCGGGTCGCGTGGACGCCTCTCAGGAGCAGACCGACGTCGACTCCTTCGAGGCACTCGAACCGGACGCAGACGGGTTCCGCAACTACGTCGGTGACGAGGCCGACGAACCCGCGGAGGAGTTGCTGGTGAACGGCGCGGAACTGCTCGACCTGACGGCGCCCGAGATGACGGCGCTGGTCGGCGGGATGCGCGCACTGGACGCGAACTACCAGGACTCCGACCTCGGCGTCTTCACCGACGAGCCGGAGACGCTGACCAACGACTTCTTCGCGACCCTGCTCGACTCGAGTCTGGAGTGGGAGGCGGTCTCCGACGACGAGGAGGTCTTCGAGTTGCGCGACCGCGAGACGGGCGACGTCGAGTGGAAGGGGAGCCGCGTTGACCTCGTCTTCGGTTCGAACGCACGACTGCGAGCCATCGCGGAGGTCTACGGGTCCGACGACGGCGAGGAGAAGTTCGTTCGCGACTTCGTGGACGCGTGGCACAAAGTGATGACCCTCGACCGCTTCGACCTCGAGTAA